The genome window CTCCTATTCTAGCAGTTGGAACATCACGTGGTAATTTAGCGATTTACAATCACCAAACATTGAAAAGGATCCCAATCTTGGGCAAGCATTCAAAACGCATAGTTTGTGGGGCTTGGTCAGCCGAAAATCTGCTGGCACTAGGCAGTGATGATAAGAGTTTTTCAATCAGTAATGAGGAAGGTGATTCAATGAGGGTCGTTCCCTTGCGTGATGTTCCTAGTGATATGTACTTTGCTCAAATGAAAACCGATGAAAAAATGCCTGGAGAAAATGCTGTGAGTATGATTATCGGAAAACGGACTTTGTATCTGTACTGCATGGCCGAACCAGATTCTCCTATTGAGTTGGGATTTCAAAGTCGCTATGGTCCGTTGATTCAGCATAAATGGTTTGGGGATGGATATATTTTGTTAGGTTTCTCACATGGGCATCTGGTGGCGATTTCCACTCATCCGAAAGATATTGGACAGGAATTGTGGCAGGTAAGTTGTTTGATTTGATTACCGAGAATTGCGCAGCGGTTTAGATGTAATATTTTAGGTGAAAAATCATCGGGATATTTTGACTGGAGTGGCCCATTGTCCGGTGCTCGATATTGTTGCATCGTGCGGTGATAATACGTAAGGCTTGTCGAAAAGTTGATTTCTACCCTTTCTGTCGAATCAATAATGATTTTCTTCTTCTAGGGTCAAAATCCATTCGATTACAAATCTTCATGAAACGGAGAAAATACTAACACTTCCTGACCAGTCAGCTGTTCAGATGATTGATTGGAGCTCAGATGGCCAACTTCTTGCCGTTACAACAGCTCAAGGAGCTATTTGTACATTTGTAACAAAATTGCAAATTATGCATTCAGTATCACCTCCACGTATAGCAATCCTAAGCAGTATTGTTGAAGTATCCATATACACTTATGCACCTGAAAAGGTACTATTCTGATATCACTTACTCCTGAATGTTAATCAAAAACTGCAAATTCTAGTCCAAAATGTTACCAAGTAAATTAATCCTCGAAGTGGAACCATCATTCATTGCGATTGGTCCGTTTCACTTAGCAGCGGGAATGAACAATCACGCGTGGTTTTATGATCTCGGAAAGAATTTAGCAGATAGTCCAGTGTTGTTAGGCGATAGAGAGTTCATATCAGAAATCCATAGTGCTCAATTAAATGCAGACTTCTGTGCAGCAATATGCGGCGAACAACTGATTTTGCAGTCGATTGAGTCGGATAATCCTGCAACAAAGGATAAGACTACACAATCCTTTCCTTCTGCTGTTCCCGGGTTGAATTCTGGGGTGATAACAAGCATGAAACTATCTAATGAGTTTCTCATTTTTGCAACAGATGTAAGTAACGCTGATCACAAGAGAACATCCCgttattaatgaaaataatgttTATAGTTGGGCGATCTGGTGtatttttccttggaccaatggtcAACTAGTATTAAATATCGCCATACCATGGGGATAAAAAGTATTTATAGTGATTCAGAAGGTACAAAACTGGTATTTGTAGACGACCATGGTCAGGGCTTCATTTTCTTGCCGGTAAGTGTTGATAGTGATAGTCACGACAGTTGTACATTAGTTTCCATTTTCAGAGCTGTGAAGAATCCACGATGATATCCGACTTTCCCAAAAAATGCGATGGTGTCCTCTGGGACTATTTACAACCGAACGTTTTTATTGTGTTTGACAATAAAATTTGCACTACTTTTAGTTTTGTTCGATATTCGGTCTTGGGTGAGTATTTGAATAGACGTAGGAAGCTAGAAAATAAAGGCTACAAATTGAAGGGTCTCTTACCTTATGAAAGCCCCTATAAAATGCGTGCCTCTCATTTCTCGTTGTCTAGAAAACCTTTATTTTTCAGGTAAGCACACTGTCACTGTTGGTGAAACCAAATTGATATCAGGGCAAGTCCCTCTAATGTTATACAATGGGGACGTTTGCTTGTATGTGGACGGTAAATTCAGTACAATTACGCTCTCAACGCATTTGTCGGTACCGGGGACAGATCCGAAGGAGCAATTAGATACTTTCATTAAGTTGCGGAAGTTTCAAGACGCTTATAAGTTATGCGAACAAGTTAAGGATGAGGAATTTTGGAGAAAGCTTGGTGAGCAGGCTATAGAAGATTTGGATCCAGCATTTGGTATAGCAGCCCATGAGAAACGTTGAGTGAAATACTTAAACAATTTTCGTTTACAGCTCTTAAAATTTATCAGAAAATCGGGAATGCTTCAATGGTTTTCGCTTTACAAGAAATGCAACACATCGAGGATTGTAATTTATTGTCAGGTTTCTGCTGCCTTATATTGGATAAGGCTGAAGAGGCCAAGACATTCTTTGCGAAAAGTCTGAATCCGCAAGAAGCGCTAGAATTATGCCGTGATTTATTGCAATGGGAACAAGCTATGATTTTGGCAACGTCTTTGGCGCCAGAACAGGTACCATTCATTGCACGTGAGTACGCACAGCAGCTAGAATTCGCTGGAAGTTACTCGGAAGCTCTGTACCATTACGAGAAAGGTTATAAAGAGGACATCATTCATGGGTCAGGAGATACATTGGAAAATGCCTCACCTGAGCTATTGGAACATGTACGGCTTTGTAAAGCTGGATTGGCCAGAACATCAATAAAAACGGGCGATTTTCGTCGTGGAATCCAATTCGCAGTTGAGCTCAATGACAAACAGTTGTTCTATGACTGTGGGGAATCATTGATAACGGTTGGCCACTTGATGGAAGGTGCAGGGTTGTTTGAAAAAGGGGAATTTTGGGATGAAGCATGCTCACATTATATACAACTGAAAATgtggaataaagttaataagatcCTACCTCATGTGACGAGTCATAAGCTACATACTGCTTATGCTAAAGCCAAAGAAGCCGATGGGCACTATACGGAAGCTATATCGAGTTACAAGATCTCAGGTGATTTGGATTCGGTGGTAAGAATATATTTAGAGCAACTATCAGACCCACACTCAGCATCAGAAGTAGTTTTGGAATCGAGATCAAGCGAAGGAGCAAAGATGCTTGCGAAATTTTATCAGAAAATTGGCGATGTTGAACAGGCTTTACAATTCCTGGTGATGTGTGGTTGCATTCAAGAGGCTTTCACCCTTGCACAAAGACACAACCGTTTGAAACTATACGGTGAACTTTTGGAGCGCTATGAGAATGCCCAACCAAGCGATTATATAGCTTTAGCGCACCAttttgatagtgaaaaatacaCACTTCTTGCCGGCAAATATTACTTCCTTGGACGGGAGTTCTCGAAAGCATTAAAACTTTTATTAAAGGCTTCGTCCTTTACTAATGAAGAAACTACGGCTTTATCGTTGGCTATTGATTGTGTCGCTACGTCAAATAGTGACCAGTTATCTGGCCAACTTATTGAATTCCTTCTGGGGGAAGTTGATGGATCGCCAAAAGATCCAAAATATCTATTTCGCTTATACATGGCTCGAAAGCACTATAAAGATGCTGCTAAGACCGCTGTGATAATCGCAAATCAAGAACAGGTTGCTGGAAACTACAGAAGTGCCCATGATCTCTTGTTTTCAATGTATCAGGAACTACGTCGAAATAATTTAAGCATTGCAACTGACATGCGTCATAACTTGATCCTCCTTCATCGCTACACTTTAGTTCGCATTCATGTTAAGCTTGGGAATCATTTACTAGCCGCAAAGTTATTAGTTCATGTAGCGGCAAACATTTCGCAGTTCCCATCACGTGAGTATGTTGAGTGTATAGTGTGGATACATAACAATTTAAACATATTTCAGATGTTGTCCCAATCTTGACTTCAACTGTCATTGAATGCCACCGAGCTGGATTGAAAAAATCTGCGTTCACATACGCCTCAATGCTTATGCGTCCTGAATACAGGAATCAGATTGATTCAAAATACTCAAAGAAAGTAGAAGGAATTGTGCGGAAAGCGCCAAAGGGCATTAAAGACTTCAAAGATGATTTCGAAGGTGAGACCATGGAATGCCCAATATGCGATGCTAACTTGCCCAATATGGATGTCACTTGCTATCAATGTAAAACAACGTTACCTATTTGTATAGCGACGGTAAGTTGGAATTTTATTCCGATTAAGTCCAATGGATTTAGTTTATCTTGCTCTTTATTCCATTTTTACCAACACATTTTCCAGATGCTGGAATAAAACGAAGGTTTATTCCAAGAGTTAATTTTTTATCTTATCCATTTTAGGGACAGCATATTGTTAAAGAAAATATGGCCGCTTGCCCGGAGTGTGATTTCCCATGCTTCAGGCCTGAGATGGAAAAGTAACTACAAATTTGAAGGAATCGTCAAAttcctaattatttttttctttctagaATTCTCTCAGAACTTAATCAATGTCCAATGTGTAGTGAGACGGTTGATTCGAACCGGCTAATGGACGTTGAAGATATTCGACCCTATATCTTACCTATTCTATAATTGAGTTCCAGTTGAAGGCTTTAAGCAATTCTCGAGCACAATGTACCATGACACAATGCATTTAATGTACAAATTAAAGCTTTTTAAGTTAATGTTGAAAAGTCTTCGTTTTAATTGTTGTTTGAGCAAACTGGATATTAGGACTTTCAGCACAGAATATCATTTCTAATTTTATGCAATTATTGATtgttaaaacaaaactttaattgCCATAGCATTTGACATGTTAGAACAATTAGGTTTTCAAATAGAAATCAATATGCATTTGCACAATGCGTGGAAATAGTAAAAATTCACTAGGAAATTGTGGAAAGAGTTGGTCAAGTTCGTAATGGTTTCCATCATCATAGTCCAATCATAGTGAACTTAATCCATAGATGCCATCCTTTCGGACAAATTCATAATGTGGAAATTTCAATATGTTTTCCTCAGGGCAGTTGGCTGTGCCAGGCTGTGCTAAGAATATGGCTGCAATCCAGTAATTGGTAATGAAGGTATTGGTCGTTTAACgtaagtacctgccgtgtaggtataatcccacggtcctcttcggacaccgaTTTTATTTGTGGACCAGAATCAGAGCACTGCCGTAACTAACACCACGGTACTGGTTTATGCTGAGTGCGGGCTCAGCATTTATACAATAGGATGTGAGGACtatttaacacctctgccgcaactaaggggtatggCACTCGAGTTATATAGTGCAACTCTACGATAGAGAATAAAAGAAGATTTGCCCGCAATATAGGCACAACCAACATGAAACGCAAATAACCAGCCCGAGGACATAACGTCCAGGAATTCTCGCGGAGCATGCGTTCTCAGAGGGCCataccggttcccatggtacaagGTAACCTCTGGCGAGGGTTCCtttcaagagccacttcagatgagtcccttgtagACACAggtctgatcgtcctcctcgagtacgtgggtatCGCATTGCCCAACGGCACAGGCCTGAGTTCacctgaaattgaaatttagcTGAGACAAACGTTTGTCTGTTTGATATCTGATGCAGGCACACACATTCGTCTGACACAAGCACAgatttttgtttgacacaaacgTTTGCCGGGAACAAACATTTATCCGAGACAGAGATTTGTCTGACATAGGCACAGATATTTGTCTGCCTGAAGTTACCAACCAAGCTAGTTGTTAATTTTTCTGCTAATTGCGACTAATCCACAAATTGCTTTTTAGTTAAAACGCTAACTAGCCAATAAGTAATCTTGCCTAATTGAAAtaagtttactgtctgcctgtcacacgcacttttcatcAAAATGATTGCGCCGATTCTAAGAAAATTTTCTGGACACATAGggactatgaaattccacacacacacacggtaTTACTTTGTATATGTAGTGTAAATTGTGAGGcaccaaattaaaggtctcaatgagTACCTTCATctgagtctgaatgtgctcaggggaagtcaccatatggtgctccactttttcctatacagactgaaattcagtcatatcaggaaactgtagggcatcatctccattttgagagcgaagaacaatgatggtcttcgactcacacaacatagagcaaattgcagcatcttcgatgcgctctcccacaatggagacgtgcgcggaggatagtgcatacaggggcggaacctcgtatgggggctcgcactgggcaagggactacagagtgaatcctacctgctagtaacttctcctacaccttccaaagaacaggcggaaggaagggaagccagagacgtgaacgaaactgacttgatgccagttcgagtgatcgaatctatgcaacccggacaccgcaaaccaattaaggtgctaagtggaaaacagacgaatgctctgcgggatgagatgagatctttcgtggatgagaacatgggaattgcggtacttccaagtacggcttttctcagagaaatcaatcatgaggggatcgagtctctggcggtacggtgtgggggaaaccccgtcatacgcggactgccgcatacgcttctaactgttttccataagacaatagactaagtttatgtcgaaaaacataaagattggtcaaatcaacctgcagcatgccaaagctccgtcctacctgttggcagcgagaatgacaaagctacaggatttcccctatatctttttggtgcaagaaccgtgggttcgatttaacagaatctgtggcattggatcagtaaagggggctaggatcttctacgacgaaagatccgtaagaccgagagcttgcgtcctgatgtcaagacggttagaggcaactatgctgagacaatattgttcccaggacttagctacggtcatcatacaatttcagataaatggcgagaggaaaaacatcatagttgcctccgcttatttaccctatgattctttgtatcctccaccgacgcaagaacttagggatctggtggcgtatgcagaatcaagtggtctcgaactcttaatagattgcgatgcgaatgctcaacatatttgttggggcagtagcaaatgcaatccaagagaagagaagctatttgatttcatcacttcagctggtcttatgactgcgaacgtagggtgcgcccctacgttcgtgggaccgagaagaagcgaagtagttgacctaacaatctgtaccccaaaattgttagagttgattacacactggcgagtgctagacgaggtctcactgtcagatcaccgatatctagaattcaatctgactattgcgggcgaacagtctgcagtacaaagacggaaccctagcaaaacggattgggcaaagttcaatgaacttcttggcaataaagtacagttccctaggcgactaaggactcctttggtgctggaagatgaattgaaaactctgaactgcacacttttagagtgctatgaagaggcttgtcctatttcccgaggccaaagcggtaaaagggttccttggtggaaccgagaactgcaaaaactcaggaaatcaaccaggcgacttctaaatcgtgcttgcaaaagtaacaagaacgaagactggttaaatttcaggaactcacaacgtgaatataagaggctcgtgaggtggtcgaaacgagactcctttagtgcgtactgtgaggaactggaaggcgaaagggagacgtcaaggctgtgcagagtcctcaaaagggatgagtcggccaagttggattctcttagaaaacccgacggtactttcacgagctccagattgggctcagtacagaccctcctggaagtacaccacccgggagaacgggtgagagaagtggtagggggagagttgacggttcttgcaaccccttcaacacgcaagtgttacaaggggaactggaacactgcgaaagcggttgttacccatgaaaaggtgagagctgccatactgtcctttgaacatttcaaagcacctggcatggatggcatctatccggcaatgctaaaggagggtatggagcatttagagcgacctctaagaaatatttttcgaggatgtcttgctctgggctacgtgctaatccaaagaacttcagacagatcagcttgacttcattcttgctgaaaggtttggagagactggtggagcgtcacattcgtggaaacgcacttaggtcacacccacttagtgaaaaccaacatgcttaccaacgtggaaagtcctgtgagtctgctcttcattctttggtcacaaagatagaggatgcaactttgagtacgcgatgggggtgttcgtggacattgaaggggcttttgactgtgcgccttttcaaaaactttgtgatgccgccagagcgcatggtgttgatgatgctttaattaagtggatccatgctatgctaacgcaaagattgctgtgcgctgagttAGGGGTCGaccgctacctgactacggaggcaacgaagggctgcccccaaggaggtgtgctttcgccgcttctgtggagtatgctgatcgactcgctgctatgcgaactgcaaaatttgccaatacacgctcaagcttatgctgatgacgtggctgtacttgctgttgatcgggatcttggaacggtgtgtaggaatatacagcgtgccgttgatttgatagacagctggtgccttagacatggtttgtcagttaatccaaataaaaccacaatggttttattcacaaaaaggagaaaactggatggactttgcctccctgagatgaggggtactacccttcaactctccgaagaagtgaaatatctggcggtcactctagataaaaaacttctttggaacaaacatttagaggtaaagatgaaacgagctctcacagcttatgggctgtgcagacggacctttgcctcgacatggggactcaggcctcatgtggtaatgtggatatacgttgccatcattaggccgatgttcgtatatgcatccgtagtgtggtgggttaaggtgagacaaaaaggttttcaccgtaaactagccgcactgcaaagaactgtttgtctgggtatcactggtgccatgagcacgacatctggcgcagctctgaatgcactactcaatttgcagcccctggatatatttattcaaagcactgcaatgagagcagctcataggctaattcgattagatctatgggaaaacaacggatgtggggggcgcagagcattggaagagttactgggaggagtgaatccagttcttacaatgccttccgattctcgtgtccccatacatctgtttggtagaagatatgtagttaccctgaagcatagagaggactgggaagacccagaggaatgcgtggcgggatatacggaagtcttctacaccgatggctcaaaaacagaagagggttctggagccggagtctacccctcgaataaaaacgagaagtgggcttttccctttgggacaatatgcaacggtttttcaagccgaagtttatgcgatcctaagggtggcaaactaggagattgacgagcggttgaagggcaggcgcatcgcaatctgcagtgacagtcaagctgcactgagggcattgagcagtcctttgatcacctcgaaaatcgttcaggaatgcagaaaccgtttgaactctatgtctagattcaatacggtttaactactctgggtacctggtcactgtggcatagagggaaatgaaatctcggacgctttagcgaaagaggggtcaatctcccctatgccgggaccggagccagcaattggagtatcagtggcattggctaaatctgttttcaaaaactgggaacaagtttcccataatgacaggtggcagagcctaaatgctgctcgacacaccaaacttttcctgccagaacccaacatacgtaccgcaaagtttatcctgtcgaaaagcaggaggacttgcaggtgtattgtgggcattctgacaggccataattcactagctgggcatatattcagaataggaattaccgaagatgatacgtgtccttcctgtaatgaggaagcggaacccacggagcatttcctatgtgaatgcccgcctatggacgcatcaggcatcagatctttggtgccgatgttctccaattacgacgggtagcatcacatccactaacggaaatcc of Hermetia illucens chromosome 4, iHerIll2.2.curated.20191125, whole genome shotgun sequence contains these proteins:
- the LOC119655970 gene encoding WD repeat-containing protein 19; the protein is MSYDKVLFKHEEPHGPGDVYFIWQKGASGSLLASTGSDGTVAIFNRQGQLVERLILQSLCSGFSWDSDGDILGIITSNSSQVTLWDSNSHRKQLLDTGLRDPLSCIVWAKTSPILAVGTSRGNLAIYNHQTLKRIPILGKHSKRIVCGAWSAENLLALGSDDKSFSISNEEGDSMRVVPLRDVPSDMYFAQMKTDEKMPGENAVSMIIGKRTLYLYCMAEPDSPIELGFQSRYGPLIQHKWFGDGYILLGFSHGHLVAISTHPKDIGQELWQVKNHRDILTGVAHCPVLDIVASCGDNTVKIHSITNLHETEKILTLPDQSAVQMIDWSSDGQLLAVTTAQGAICTFVTKLQIMHSVSPPRIAILSSIVEVSIYTYAPEKSKMLPSKLILEVEPSFIAIGPFHLAAGMNNHAWFYDLGKNLADSPVLLGDREFISEIHSAQLNADFCAAICGEQLILQSIESDNPATKDKTTQSFPSAVPGLNSGVITSMKLSNEFLIFATDLGDLVYFSLDQWSTSIKYRHTMGIKSIYSDSEGTKLVFVDDHGQGFIFLPSCEESTMISDFPKKCDGVLWDYLQPNVFIVFDNKICTTFSFVRYSVLGKHTVTVGETKLISGQVPLMLYNGDVCLYVDGKFSTITLSTHLSVPGTDPKEQLDTFIKLRKFQDAYKLCEQVKDEEFWRKLGEQAIEDLDPAFALKIYQKIGNASMVFALQEMQHIEDCNLLSGFCCLILDKAEEAKTFFAKSLNPQEALELCRDLLQWEQAMILATSLAPEQVPFIAREYAQQLEFAGSYSEALYHYEKGYKEDIIHGSGDTLENASPELLEHVRLCKAGLARTSIKTGDFRRGIQFAVELNDKQLFYDCGESLITVGHLMEGAGLFEKGEFWDEACSHYIQLKMWNKVNKILPHVTSHKLHTAYAKAKEADGHYTEAISSYKISGDLDSVVRIYLEQLSDPHSASEVVLESRSSEGAKMLAKFYQKIGDVEQALQFLVMCGCIQEAFTLAQRHNRLKLYGELLERYENAQPSDYIALAHHFDSEKYTLLAGKYYFLGREFSKALKLLLKASSFTNEETTALSLAIDCVATSNSDQLSGQLIEFLLGEVDGSPKDPKYLFRLYMARKHYKDAAKTAVIIANQEQVAGNYRSAHDLLFSMYQELRRNNLSIATDMRHNLILLHRYTLVRIHVKLGNHLLAAKLLVHVAANISQFPSHVVPILTSTVIECHRAGLKKSAFTYASMLMRPEYRNQIDSKYSKKVEGIVRKAPKGIKDFKDDFEGETMECPICDANLPNMDVTCYQCKTTLPICIATGQHIVKENMAACPECDFPCFRPEMEKILSELNQCPMCSETVDSNRLMDVEDIRPYILPIL